One region of Candidatus Zixiibacteriota bacterium genomic DNA includes:
- the nuoL gene encoding NADH-quinone oxidoreductase subunit L: MLNLLWLIPALPFAGFTILALLGRRLPKSINTLIGVGSIGLSAIIAILIGIEFMTAPPEGGSFVQTLWSWFEVGGLSLSISFHLDALSLLMILVVTFVAFLIHLYSSEFMSDDEGYSRFFAYMNLFVGSMLTLVMGANLVLLYLGWEGVGLCSYLLIGFWYKDRANGAAARKAFIVTRIGDTALAIGLFLLFFNLDTLNIQQLMDSALQNWEPGSQLAVASALLLLGGAVGKSAQLPLQTWLPDAMAGPTPVSALIHAATMVTAGVYLIARTHVIFELAPLAQTIVAIIGAATLLIAGCSALAQRDIKRVLAYSTISQIGYMFLALGVGAYSAAMFHFMTHAFFKALLFLGAGALILSLHHEHDMFKMGGMRKHMPTTFWTFLVGGASLAALPLVTSGFYSKDLILWKAWTSPAGGPIFWLAGIMGALITAIYTFRMIFVTFFGEAKIIPETLPGNRIKLPLIVLAVLATVGGFVEMPHTLGHFAPFGKFMHSVLPHIQVHYSITTELLFQLIALVVTLSGVYIAYLFYLRKPELAENIGRRGPGKSLYRFFIAGWGFDRIYYRQFVYPFVSLAKVNKDDVVDSFYKFIALLTKLMHFTFSLTQNGKLRFYAGGIALGAVIVIWLVVFS, from the coding sequence GTGCTGAATTTACTCTGGCTGATACCGGCTTTGCCTTTTGCCGGGTTCACGATCCTGGCACTTCTGGGCAGGCGCCTGCCGAAAAGTATCAATACCCTGATCGGTGTTGGTTCGATCGGATTGTCAGCAATTATCGCAATCCTGATCGGAATCGAGTTCATGACTGCTCCGCCTGAAGGTGGCAGTTTCGTTCAGACGCTCTGGTCATGGTTCGAAGTAGGCGGCTTAAGCCTGTCGATATCGTTTCATCTGGACGCGCTCTCGCTTCTGATGATCCTGGTGGTGACCTTCGTGGCCTTCCTGATTCATCTCTATTCCAGCGAGTTTATGTCCGACGATGAAGGGTACAGCCGCTTTTTCGCCTACATGAATCTCTTCGTCGGTTCGATGTTGACTCTGGTGATGGGCGCTAACCTGGTGCTTCTGTATCTGGGCTGGGAGGGTGTCGGCCTGTGCAGTTATCTTTTGATCGGATTCTGGTATAAGGATCGCGCCAACGGCGCGGCCGCCCGCAAAGCGTTTATCGTAACCAGAATAGGCGATACCGCCCTGGCGATCGGACTGTTTCTGCTCTTTTTCAACCTGGATACATTGAACATCCAACAGTTGATGGACAGCGCGCTTCAAAACTGGGAGCCTGGTTCACAGCTTGCGGTTGCCTCCGCGCTTCTGCTTCTGGGTGGAGCGGTCGGTAAATCGGCCCAGCTTCCGCTTCAAACCTGGCTGCCGGATGCTATGGCTGGTCCGACACCGGTCAGCGCGCTTATTCATGCCGCCACCATGGTTACCGCCGGCGTTTACCTGATCGCCAGAACCCATGTGATTTTCGAACTGGCGCCTCTGGCACAGACCATAGTCGCCATCATCGGCGCGGCCACGCTTCTGATCGCCGGATGCAGCGCGCTGGCACAACGTGATATCAAACGCGTCTTAGCCTATTCTACTATCAGCCAGATCGGATATATGTTCTTAGCACTGGGCGTGGGCGCATATTCCGCGGCGATGTTTCATTTCATGACCCACGCCTTCTTCAAGGCCTTGCTGTTTTTGGGCGCCGGCGCGCTGATACTTTCTCTGCATCACGAACACGATATGTTCAAGATGGGCGGGATGAGAAAACATATGCCGACCACCTTCTGGACATTTTTAGTCGGCGGAGCTTCCCTGGCGGCGTTGCCATTGGTAACCTCCGGATTCTACAGCAAGGATCTGATCCTGTGGAAAGCCTGGACCTCGCCCGCGGGCGGGCCGATCTTCTGGCTGGCGGGAATTATGGGAGCCCTGATTACGGCCATATACACTTTCCGGATGATCTTTGTAACCTTCTTCGGCGAGGCCAAAATTATACCCGAAACACTGCCCGGAAACAGAATCAAGCTGCCCCTTATCGTCTTGGCGGTGCTGGCGACTGTGGGAGGATTTGTGGAGATGCCTCATACCCTGGGCCATTTCGCACCCTTCGGTAAGTTCATGCATTCAGTTTTACCGCATATACAAGTTCATTACAGCATCACGACCGAACTGCTCTTCCAGCTGATCGCATTGGTGGTAACTTTAAGCGGTGTCTATATCGCCTACCTGTTTTATCTCCGCAAACCTGAGCTGGCTGAAAACATCGGGCGTCGAGGACCGGGTAAATCCCTGTATCGGTTCTTTATTGCCGGATGGGGTTTTGATCGGATCTATTACCGTCAGTTCGTCTATCCATTCGTCAGTCTGGCCAAAGTCAACAAAGATGATGTAGTCGATTCATTCTATAAATTCATCGCGCTGTTGACAAAACTGATGCATTTCACGTTCAGCCTGACCCAAAACGGCAAACTGCGTTTCTACGCCGGCGGGATCGCTCTGGGCGCGGTGATTGTAATCTGGCTGGTGGTGTTCTCATGA
- the nuoN gene encoding NADH-quinone oxidoreductase subunit NuoN: protein MQSAYLNAPLPYIILAAVSLMIIIAISIKRNHAFAMGLSVIGMIAAFITLFTNDTAESTYGLLVFGPAAQFFTGLFLSSGIVIAFLGYDYLYNHDEHREEFYPVLLLAILGASVLSSSINFVSFFLGLELMTVSLYVMIAYLRDSSFSLEAGVKYLILAAASSAFLLMGMAFLYFETGSLEFTGPIVEYAQQGWQTSMLFLAGLAFMLVGIGFKLAVVPFHMWTADVYEGAPAPVTAFVATVSKGAVVAVLLRLFFSGAVSQFGSVVLVLSIIAGASMFAGNILALMQKNVKRILAYSSIAHLGYILVALLAYRESAVSAISYYLVVYFITTLGAFGLVSLLSNRKGEPTDIDSFRGIFWRQPLIAIVFTAMLMSLAGIPLTGGFIGKFMVVVAGVESSLWALIIILIVNSAIGIYYYLRIVAAMFSDAPKELDYSRVKVPFSGQMLMTILTVLLIYFGIFPDNLLSLIDGLVDSFILK from the coding sequence ATGCAGTCGGCATATCTTAACGCGCCCCTTCCATATATTATTTTAGCGGCCGTCTCGCTAATGATAATTATCGCGATCTCGATCAAACGAAATCATGCCTTCGCAATGGGGCTTTCTGTAATCGGCATGATCGCCGCTTTTATAACATTATTTACTAATGATACCGCGGAAAGCACCTATGGCCTGCTGGTTTTCGGACCGGCGGCTCAGTTCTTTACCGGACTGTTTTTATCATCCGGTATAGTAATCGCGTTTCTCGGATATGACTACCTGTATAATCATGACGAACACAGAGAAGAATTCTACCCGGTTCTGCTTCTGGCCATTCTGGGCGCTTCAGTTTTGTCGTCATCGATCAATTTCGTTTCGTTTTTCCTGGGTCTGGAACTGATGACTGTCAGCTTGTATGTAATGATCGCGTACCTGCGCGACAGTTCATTCTCACTGGAGGCTGGTGTAAAATACCTGATCCTGGCGGCGGCCTCCTCGGCTTTTTTGCTGATGGGTATGGCATTTTTATATTTCGAAACCGGAAGTCTCGAGTTCACAGGTCCGATTGTTGAATATGCGCAACAGGGATGGCAGACCAGTATGTTGTTTTTGGCCGGGCTCGCCTTTATGCTGGTCGGAATCGGCTTCAAGCTGGCGGTGGTGCCGTTTCACATGTGGACTGCCGATGTCTACGAGGGCGCACCCGCACCGGTGACAGCGTTTGTGGCGACTGTCTCCAAGGGTGCTGTCGTGGCGGTATTACTGCGTCTTTTCTTTTCCGGCGCGGTATCTCAATTCGGTTCAGTCGTTCTGGTCTTGAGCATAATCGCGGGCGCTTCGATGTTTGCCGGAAATATTCTGGCTTTGATGCAGAAGAACGTCAAACGCATACTGGCCTATTCCTCGATCGCTCACCTGGGATATATACTGGTCGCTTTGTTGGCTTACCGCGAGAGCGCGGTCAGCGCGATATCATATTATCTGGTCGTTTATTTCATCACCACTCTGGGTGCCTTCGGGCTGGTCAGCCTGCTTTCCAACAGGAAGGGTGAACCGACCGATATCGACTCCTTCCGCGGGATATTCTGGCGACAGCCTTTGATCGCGATCGTGTTCACCGCGATGCTGATGTCCCTGGCAGGGATACCCCTGACCGGCGGTTTCATCGGCAAATTTATGGTGGTCGTGGCCGGAGTCGAAAGCTCACTCTGGGCTTTGATCATCATCCTGATAGTCAACAGCGCGATCGGAATATATTACTATCTGCGAATCGTTGCGGCTATGTTTTCCGACGCTCCAAAAGAGCTCGATTATTCTCGTGTGAAAGTACCTTTTTCCGGTCAAATGCTTATGACTATACTGACCGTACTTTTAATTTATTTCGGAATATTCCCTGACAACCTGCTCAGTCTTATCGACGGCCTCGTGGA
- the nuoM gene encoding NADH-quinone oxidoreductase subunit M — protein MILVWLLIIPLAAGLLAWIFGRNNHLFARWISLLAMLADLALALSLWFKHFEQIDLVAGGGWLIEYSLAWVPQLGISFYLGVDGLSILMIVLSAFLGVLAVATSWSEITKKVGFFHFNLMWIMAGIIGVFMALDLFLFYFFWELMLVPMYFLIGIWGHEKRLYAAVKFFIFTQLSGLLMLAAILGLYFVHQNQTGIYTFNYNDLLGTPLAVSVGRWLMLGFFAAFAVKLPAFPFHPWLADAHTEAPTAGSVILAGLLLKTGAYGFLRFVLPLFPEASEYIAPAAMIIGVVGIIYGAILAFGQTDLKRLVAYTSVSHMGFVILGIFTFNQLALQGVVMQMICHGLSTGGLFIIAGHLQEQIHTRDMNRMGGMWENLPRFGGVAMFFALASLGLPGLGNFVGEFLVLIGTFQTDVILTIAAATGLVFAAIYSLWIIQQTFHGEKRADWKIRDLSPRFILIFALMIIPLVILGLFPQPVIDTAQPAIERLERINTIDKPEYSGVDLTEADRDRRFSKGGD, from the coding sequence ATGATTTTAGTCTGGCTTCTGATCATTCCTCTGGCGGCCGGGCTTCTGGCCTGGATCTTCGGACGCAACAATCATCTCTTCGCCCGCTGGATATCACTACTGGCCATGCTCGCCGACCTGGCTTTGGCACTCAGCCTCTGGTTTAAGCATTTCGAGCAGATCGATCTTGTGGCCGGGGGTGGATGGCTGATCGAATACAGCCTCGCATGGGTCCCGCAACTGGGGATCAGTTTCTATCTGGGTGTGGACGGGCTCAGTATCCTGATGATCGTGCTCTCGGCATTTCTGGGAGTGCTGGCAGTAGCGACCTCATGGAGCGAGATCACAAAAAAAGTCGGCTTTTTCCATTTTAACCTGATGTGGATCATGGCCGGAATCATCGGCGTATTCATGGCCCTCGACCTGTTTTTATTCTACTTCTTCTGGGAGCTGATGCTGGTTCCGATGTACTTTTTGATCGGTATCTGGGGCCACGAAAAACGCCTCTATGCCGCGGTCAAATTCTTCATCTTCACTCAGCTTTCAGGCCTTCTGATGCTGGCGGCGATACTGGGGCTGTACTTTGTGCACCAGAATCAGACCGGAATTTATACATTTAACTATAACGATCTTCTGGGCACTCCGCTGGCGGTCTCTGTGGGACGCTGGCTGATGCTCGGATTCTTTGCCGCCTTCGCGGTCAAACTGCCGGCGTTTCCATTTCATCCCTGGCTGGCTGATGCCCATACCGAGGCGCCCACAGCAGGTTCAGTTATCCTGGCCGGACTGCTTCTGAAGACCGGTGCCTATGGTTTTTTGCGGTTTGTGTTGCCTCTGTTTCCCGAGGCCTCCGAATATATCGCTCCGGCGGCTATGATCATCGGGGTGGTAGGGATAATCTACGGCGCAATCTTAGCTTTCGGTCAGACTGACCTGAAACGGCTGGTGGCCTACACCTCGGTCAGTCATATGGGCTTCGTCATACTCGGTATCTTCACCTTCAATCAACTCGCCCTGCAGGGTGTGGTGATGCAGATGATCTGTCACGGCCTCTCCACCGGCGGACTGTTTATCATTGCCGGGCATCTGCAGGAACAGATACATACGCGCGACATGAACCGGATGGGGGGTATGTGGGAAAACCTGCCACGTTTCGGCGGTGTGGCGATGTTTTTCGCGCTGGCTTCTCTGGGACTGCCCGGACTGGGCAACTTCGTGGGCGAATTCCTGGTTTTGATCGGCACTTTTCAGACCGATGTCATCCTGACTATCGCGGCCGCAACCGGCCTGGTCTTTGCCGCCATCTACTCCCTCTGGATCATCCAGCAGACTTTTCATGGAGAGAAACGGGCCGATTGGAAAATCAGGGACCTGTCACCCCGTTTCATACTGATTTTTGCGTTGATGATCATACCCTTGGTAATACTGGGACTTTTCCCGCAACCGGTGATCGACACTGCCCAGCCCGCAATCGAGCGCTTAGAACGAATCAACACGATCGACAAGCCTGAGTATTCGGGAGTTGACCTGACCGAAGCAGATCGCGATCGCAGATTTTCGAAGGGAGGCGATTGA